From the Bradyrhizobium ontarionense genome, the window AGTTATGAGCGTTTCAGGCGCGAGATGCGCCCATTTCGGAGCAGAGCCTTGATCATCACCCGCCGCGCCTTCACCGCCGCCCTGTCCCTGACCGGCCTCGCCGCCCTGGCCGGGCTGTCCCCGCTGCGGCTGATCTCGGACGCCTTCGCGCAGAGCGCCACCGACGTCGCCAAGCCGGTGTCGCTGCCCGACATGGTGCTCGGCCCGGCGGATGCCGCAGTCACCATCACCGAATATGCCTCGATGACCTGCCCGCATTGCGCGGCGTTCAACGCGACCGTGTTCCCGAAGCTGAAGGCCGAATACATCGATACCGGCAAGGTCCGCTACATCTTCCGCGAGTTCCCGCTCGACATCAAAGCCGCCGCCGGCTCGATGCTGACGCGCTGCATCGCCAACGGCGATTCGCAGAAGTACTTCGCCGTCACCGACATGCTGTTCCGCTCG encodes:
- a CDS encoding DsbA family protein produces the protein MIITRRAFTAALSLTGLAALAGLSPLRLISDAFAQSATDVAKPVSLPDMVLGPADAAVTITEYASMTCPHCAAFNATVFPKLKAEYIDTGKVRYIFREFPLDIKAAAGSMLTRCIANGDSQKYFAVTDMLFRSQNDWVVKNTTETLTRIGKQAGLSQQQVEACLKDQALLDKIAADQKYASDVLKVDSTPTFFINGEKIKGETSIEEFQKKINPLLKS